The region GAAAAGATAGAATAGACAAGCAACATAAACAAGGAAAATTAACGGCTCGTGAAAGAATAAGCCTTCTTGTTGATGAAGGAACTTTTGAAGAAATAGATATCTTTGTTAAGCATAGATGTACTTATTTTGGGTTAGATCAAAAAGAATTTCCATATGATGGAGTTGTTACTGGATTTGGAGAAATAAATGGTAAAAAGGTCGCGGTTTTTTCACAAGATTTTACAGTTCAGGGTGGATCATTAGGAGAAATGCATGCTAAAAAGATCATGAAATTGCAAGATCATGCCTTAAAATATGGTATCCCAATAATAGGAATAAATGATTCTGGAGGCGCTAGAATTCAGGAAGCGGTAGATGCGCTTTATGGTTATGGAGGAATATTTTATAGAAACACACTATCTTCTGGTGTGATTCCTCAGATCACCATCATAGCTGGACCATGTGCTGGAGGTGCTGTTTATTCGCCAGCTTTAACAGATTTTACTATCATGGTTGATAAAACTTCTCAAATGTTTATAACTGGTCCTCAAGTTGTAAAATCTGTAACGGGTGAAGATGTTGACAAGGAAACACTTGGAGGAGCAAAAATACATAACTCCAAAAGTGGGGTAGCACATCTTTTAGCATCAAATGATGAAGAAGCAATGAAGATAACAAGAAAATTACTATCGTATCTTCCTCAGAATAATATAGATCCAGTTGAAATTTTTCCTTACGATGAGACTTATAGATTATCAGAAGATATTAATTCAATGGTATCGCCCGATCCTAAAAAGAGCTATGATGTTAAGAACATAATAGAACTTGTTTTCGATCCTGATAGTTTTTTTGAAATACATCCCCATTTTGCAAAAAATATAGTGGTTGGTTTTGCAAGACTTCAAGGACAATCAGTAGGAATTATAGCAAATCAACCAAAGATTCTTGCAGGTTCTCTAGACATAGATGCGTCGGATAAAGCCGCTAGGTTCATTCGATTTTGTGATGCGTTTAATATCCCTATTATAACTCTTGTTGATACCCCCGGTTATTTGCCAGGGGTTAATCAAGAACATGGAGGGATAATAAGGCATGGTGCCAAACTTTTATATGCATATTCTGAAGCGACTGTTCCTTTAATAACAGTTATATTACGAAAAGCATATGGAGGAGCTTATATTGCAATGGGATCACAACATTTAGGTGCCGATTTTGTATTTGCTTGGCCTACTGCAGAAATTGCTGTGATGGGACCTGAAGGGGCTGCAAATATAATATTTGCAAAGGAGATAGAAAGCTCTGAAAATCCTGAAGATACAAGACAAAAATGCATCCAAGAATATAAAGAGAGATTTTCAAACCCATATGAAGCTGCATCAAGAGGGTATATAGAAGATGTTATTGAGCCTAAAGAAACTCGAGAAAAATTAATTAAAGCTCTTTCCGCGTCTTTTTCCAAAGTAGAGTCGAGACCTTCAAAAAAGCATGGCAATATACCTTTATAACGTTAATTTATTGAGGGATAATATATGATTAATGTGTGGATGTTAACAATAATGGGTATTTTGATAGTTTTTTCTATATTAATTGTATTGTATTTTGTAATAATGTCATTTAAATTGTTCTTTAGACCAAATAAAACAAAGAAAAAACAACAAAATATACCCATTAAAGAACCTATTGAACCATTGAAATTAAAAAAGATAAAAAGCAAAGAATTAGATTTGACTGAAGAGGAACTGGTTGCGGTTGTTGCTGCGATCAGTATGTATTTTGTTGGTAAAGAGTTTGAAATAAAAAGTATAACTAGGATGGACCTTCTTTCAGAAAGATATAAAAAAAATAAATTAAAAGACTTCAATAGAACAAAATGGCAGAAACATAATCCTTCAGTTTCATGGATTCCCTATCGTAAAAAAAGGTGGAGGTAATGGAGGTTATCTATTATGAAAAAAAAATTTAAGGTTACTATAAACAACAAAACCTATGAGGTTGAAGTTGAGGATATTGGCACTGAGCTTTCGATAAGTGAAGATGCACGAACAGAGATTTCAAGAAGGGTAGAAGATGATACGAATATAAAGTCATTAGAAAAGAGGAAAAAGAAAGAAGCTAAAAAAAGAAAAGAAAAAGAAGTTTTTTCGAAAGAAGTTAATCAATTATCAGAGGAAATGGCATCGACTTCAGGCTCAGAGAAAGAAGTTAAGGCTCCTCTTCCTGGGATTATTATTGATGTTTTTGTTAGTGAAGGACAGAAGATAAATGTTGGAGACACTTTAGTAGTTATAGAAGCAATGAAAATGGAAAATGAGATACCCTCAGAATACAGTGGAACTGTTGAAAAAATTTTTGTTAAAAAAGGAGATACTGTTGAAGGAGATCAAATCTTGATGTTAATTAAATAATATATTATAATAATACATAATATAGTTAATAAATGAGGAAGGGGGTTGTAGCATGCTTAAAAAAAGAACTTTGATTATGGTCATATGTTTGTTCTTTACTTGTTTGGTTTTTGCTGTTAACTTCGAAATTGGCTTTCAAGGATTTTATGATTTTGAGGAATTTAACGACAGAATAGGAGTAAAGATTTATCATTTAGCTCCTAACTTTGATTTTGTAGCTGATATAGGTTTTTACAGTGATGATAAATACAGTTTCTACGAATCAGACTACTATTTCGATCATTACTTTTTAATTGAAAATGGTTATATTACCTTTCGCAGTTTTAATAACAACATAAAATTTAGTTCAGGAATAAAAGATTTACAGGATGAAATCAACTCACCTTATTCTTTATTTTTTTCTTCAGAAAAGATATCTCAACCTTACCTAGAATTAGGTTACGAAGATGAGCATATGTTTTATGATACCCGCTGGATTCAGTTAGTTAGTTCAAGTAATAATTATTTTGATGAACCAAAAAGTATGAATTATAAAACTTATGGACTAAAATTTGGTGATTTTAGATTTGGATATCAAGATGCAGTTGTTTACAATAGAGAGTTTGATTTCTTTTATCTTTTTAATCCACTGCCGGTGTATTTTTCACAAGAAATTAGAGCTTCAGAGAACATTATGCCATGGGCAGAGAAATCGAAAAACGACAATTCTTTGATGGGTTTTTTCATTGATTATGACAAACCAACTTATTATTTTTATTCTCAAATATTAGTTGATGATTTAAACACTAACAGGTTCTTTTATCCAGAAAAAGATCAAAATCCCGACAAAATTGCATTTTCTTCCGGAATAACATTTAAAACCAGCGCAGGCAATTTTGGTTTACACGGTGCCCTTGCTACTCAATATACGTTTGAACCTGGAGGAGGACCTTCATATACAGTATATCCTCTAAATAAATATTACGATAAAATAATTAACTACAAAGAAAATTATATTGGTTATAAATATGGAGAAAATGCCGCATCTGTCTTGGTAGATTATCTATACACTTATAAAAATAGATTTGACATATATTCGTCTTTTGAAACAGTATTCTCGGGAAGTAAATCTCCTACAAAGAATATTGCACCTACACACTTTTTAGATGAAGATACATTAGAAAAATCATTTATTTATACAATTTCAGCAAATTTATATTTTAAGTTTTTTGAGCTCAATGCTTCAGCACATGTTGGGAAAATTTTCAATGAACTCACATATGATGATACTAATGATTGCTTTGTTCCAAGCAATACAGATAAAGATTTACTTAACGTTGACTTAGGATTCAAAGTAAAATTTTAATATAATTTTTAAAGAAATAAAATAACAAACTTCATTTTTTCTGATATAATCGTACGTGAATTATCAAGAAATAAAATTCCTGCCTCTGAAATAAAAATATTAGAATCAGAGGCCATAGACCATAGGAGGAGGTATACAGTGAGCAAAAGGTATTATGAAACAATGTTTATTATACGGACAGATCTTTCAGAGGAAGAAAGAGAAAATTTAGCGCAAAAGGTTAAAAACTTCATCGAAGAAAGAATAGACGGTGAGGTCGAAGAGTTTACAAGATGGGGTGTCAGAAGATTAGCGTATAGAACCCAGAAAGGCAAATTTACCGAAGGCGATTACACCTACATAATCTTTAAGGCAGAACCAGATAAACTTAAAGAATTAGAAAGTTTCTATAGGGTAACGCAAGAAATATTTCGATATCAAACTATCAGGAGAGAAGATCTAGAGAAAAAGCAAAAAATAAGACAAAAAGAATCTAAAATAAAGGTAGAGGAGCCTGTACAAGTTATCGAAGAAGATAATAAAGAAAATAGCGAATCAGAGAATGAATAATAAGCAGGAAGTGATTTAATGTCTATTTCATATAATAAAGTCATTTTGGTAGGGAGATTAACAAAAGACCCAGAGGTAAGGTCTACAGTTAAAGGAGATCCTGTTGCCACTTTTAGGCTAGCAGTTGATAGACAATTTTCAAGTGATCCGAATGCAACAGATTTTATAAATATTGTTGCTTTTGGAAAACAGGCAGAATTTGCTTCTAACTACCTCAAAAAAGGTAAGTTAATATTAGTTGAAGGATCTCTTCGTATAAATCAATGGACAGATAGAGACAATGTTAGACGGGAAAAAGCTGAGATTTGGGCTAATAGAATGAACTTTATGGAAACGAAAAAAGATGAAGAAGAAAGAATATACTCTAATACCGATATAATTGTAGAAGAAAGTGTCCATAATAACAACGATAACAACAATTTTATTGAAAGTATTGATGATGAAACAGATGCTTCAGATTATGAATTACCAGAATTTGAAACTGATGAGTTGTTTGGATTAAATTTTGAAGATTTGGACAAAGACTTATTTTCTGAAGAATAGAGCATGAAATAATGGAGGTGCTTATATAAATGGCATATGTTAGAAGGGATAGAAAAACTGTTAAACGATGTAAATTGTGTCGAGATAACGTAGAATATATTGATTATAAGGACTTAAGACGATTAAGAGAATATATAAATGAAAAAGGAAAGATTATACCTAAAAGAATAAACGGGAATTGTGCAAAGCATCAAAGAATGGTTAGAAACGCTATAGAAAGGGCTCGAAAAATGATGCTTTTGCCATATACAAACGATTAATTAAAATGTTATGATATTAAAAATAGATAGAGGGATATACTCTCTATCTTTTTTTTAGTTTCAAGATAACATAGATTTTTTAAATAGCGTATAATTAATATATCATAATGTAAAAGATAAGAATTTCGTATGACTAATATGGTAAAATTAAGGAGGTTAAAATATCTATGAAAGTATTGTTGTTAGAAGATGTACCAAAATTAGGCAAAAAAGGCGAAATAAAAGAAGTTTCTGATGGTTATGCAAGAAATTATCTTATTCCTAGAAATTTAGCTGTGGAAGCTACCAATGGATATATAAAACATATAGAGGAAAATAAAAAAACAGAAGAAAAAAGGAAACAGAGTATAAAAGAACAAAGCGAAGAAATTTTAGAAAAGCTAAAAGATGTAACTGTAGTTATTAAAGTTAAGGCTGGTGAAAAAGGGAAGTTATTTGGGGCAGTTACTTCTCAAGACATAGCTAGCAAAATAGAAGAAATGGTTGGGATACAATTTGATAAGACATGGTTTGAAGAGAAAGTTAATTTAAAAGAAGTAGGAACCTATATGGTTAAAATTAAACTGCCACAAGGAGTAAAAGGTGAAATCAAGGTAGAATTAATACCTGAGAAATAAATTAACAGGGGTTGTCATAGTTGGAGTTTATAATTAAATCTAAGGCGCTTTACACAACATGGGTCTTTTACAAACCACAAAGATTACTTTTTGATGCAGGAGAAGGTGTGAGCTCAGAGCTAGGTAATAAGATATATGGCATTGAAAAAATTATTCTTACACACTCACACGTTGATCATATTGCAGGTTTATGGGGTATAATAAACACACGCAATAACGCGATGGGAAGTAGAAACAAAAAGTTAGAAATATACTATCCCAAAGGTTCTACAAACATTATAGAATATCTTGAATTCATAAAGAAAATGAATAAAGGGTTAAGATATCGCTTAGAAACTCATGAGCTAAATTTAACGGATACTATTAATTTGGATAATAAGAGATTTTTAAAACCATTCAAAACCAGACATACCCCAGGAGAAGTTTCATTTGGTTATCAGATATTAGAAAAGAGAAAAAGACTGAAATCAATGTATAGAGATTATCCTCAAGATGTAATAAAAGATTTAATAGTTAATCAAAAGAAAGATATTTTAGAAGAATATGTAGCAAACATTTTAACAATAACCGGAGACGCTCTACCTATACCCCCTGAATTTGCAAAAAATTGTGAGACATTGATACATGAATGTACTTTTTTTGAAGAGTCGGACAGAAAAATAAGAAATCATACATCTCTACCTGAACTAAAAAAACTTGTTAAAGCGACTTTCCCAAAAAGATTAATTGTATATCACGTATCTAGTAGGTATAATAGACAAATTAATAAAGTTAAAAATGAGTTAAGACTTGAGTTTCCAGATATAGATATAGAGATAGTCCATCCGGAAAAAGTTACAAAAATATAGTTGAAATGGGGGTTGTTAATATGGGTCAATGGGGTTTATGGGTAATATTTGCTATAATTTTTGCAATTGCAGAAGCCTTAACTCCAACATTCTTTTTTCTATGGTTTGCAATTGGTGCAGGTGCTGCTGCAATAACCTCTTTGTTTATTGCTTCTGTTTCTTGGAACCTAGCAATTTTTCTGGTTGTTTCATTCACTCTTTGGATTTCTACCAGAAAACTAGTCAAAAATTTATACAAGAAATCTACAGATCTAAAAACTTTTCAAGATCAAATTGTTGGAATGAAAGGCAAAATAATAAAAATCAATGAGAATGGCGAAAAAATATTGGTAAAGATTAAAGGAGATGTATGGCGAGCTTATCCTGATGAAACCGAAAAAGAAAAGTTAGAAGTAGATGATGAAGTCTTGATTACGAAGAGATCGGGGAATTTTGTTTATGTAAAAAAAATAAGATCCGAAAACGGTGAAGATAGCAATTTTGAATAAGCGAATTCCTTAAGTAAGCGTATATAAAAGGGGGGCAAAAGGTATGTTAGTTGTATTAATAATAGTAGTGATTTTTCTGATTATTGTGGTATCAATGAGTTTAAAGATTATTAGACCGTATGAAAAGGGACTTATTGAAAGATTAGGTAAATTTCATAAAATGGCAGAACCAGGACTTAATTTCATAGTACCTTTTATTGAAAGGCTTATTAAAGTCGATTTGCGAGAAATGTTAATCGATGTTCCACCTCAAGAAGTTATAACAAGGGATAACGTCATAGTAACAGTTGATGCAATTATTTACTATGAAATAACCGATGCTTACAGAGTAACATATAATGTTGCAGAGTTTATTCCTGCCGCTATAAAATTAGCTCAGACAAACTTGAGAAATGTTATAGGAGAATTAGAATTAGATCAAACCTTAACCTCAAGGGAGAGAATAAATACA is a window of Defluviitoga tunisiensis DNA encoding:
- a CDS encoding acyl-CoA carboxylase subunit beta, whose amino-acid sequence is MPDEEMQQKIDEYKKRKDKLYLGGGKDRIDKQHKQGKLTARERISLLVDEGTFEEIDIFVKHRCTYFGLDQKEFPYDGVVTGFGEINGKKVAVFSQDFTVQGGSLGEMHAKKIMKLQDHALKYGIPIIGINDSGGARIQEAVDALYGYGGIFYRNTLSSGVIPQITIIAGPCAGGAVYSPALTDFTIMVDKTSQMFITGPQVVKSVTGEDVDKETLGGAKIHNSKSGVAHLLASNDEEAMKITRKLLSYLPQNNIDPVEIFPYDETYRLSEDINSMVSPDPKKSYDVKNIIELVFDPDSFFEIHPHFAKNIVVGFARLQGQSVGIIANQPKILAGSLDIDASDKAARFIRFCDAFNIPIITLVDTPGYLPGVNQEHGGIIRHGAKLLYAYSEATVPLITVILRKAYGGAYIAMGSQHLGADFVFAWPTAEIAVMGPEGAANIIFAKEIESSENPEDTRQKCIQEYKERFSNPYEAASRGYIEDVIEPKETREKLIKALSASFSKVESRPSKKHGNIPL
- a CDS encoding OadG family protein — protein: MINVWMLTIMGILIVFSILIVLYFVIMSFKLFFRPNKTKKKQQNIPIKEPIEPLKLKKIKSKELDLTEEELVAVVAAISMYFVGKEFEIKSITRMDLLSERYKKNKLKDFNRTKWQKHNPSVSWIPYRKKRWR
- a CDS encoding biotin/lipoyl-containing protein, encoding MKKKFKVTINNKTYEVEVEDIGTELSISEDARTEISRRVEDDTNIKSLEKRKKKEAKKRKEKEVFSKEVNQLSEEMASTSGSEKEVKAPLPGIIIDVFVSEGQKINVGDTLVVIEAMKMENEIPSEYSGTVEKIFVKKGDTVEGDQILMLIK
- the rpsF gene encoding 30S ribosomal protein S6 translates to MSKRYYETMFIIRTDLSEEERENLAQKVKNFIEERIDGEVEEFTRWGVRRLAYRTQKGKFTEGDYTYIIFKAEPDKLKELESFYRVTQEIFRYQTIRREDLEKKQKIRQKESKIKVEEPVQVIEEDNKENSESENE
- a CDS encoding single-stranded DNA-binding protein; the protein is MSISYNKVILVGRLTKDPEVRSTVKGDPVATFRLAVDRQFSSDPNATDFINIVAFGKQAEFASNYLKKGKLILVEGSLRINQWTDRDNVRREKAEIWANRMNFMETKKDEEERIYSNTDIIVEESVHNNNDNNNFIESIDDETDASDYELPEFETDELFGLNFEDLDKDLFSEE
- the rpsR gene encoding 30S ribosomal protein S18, translating into MAYVRRDRKTVKRCKLCRDNVEYIDYKDLRRLREYINEKGKIIPKRINGNCAKHQRMVRNAIERARKMMLLPYTND
- the rplI gene encoding 50S ribosomal protein L9; this translates as MKVLLLEDVPKLGKKGEIKEVSDGYARNYLIPRNLAVEATNGYIKHIEENKKTEEKRKQSIKEQSEEILEKLKDVTVVIKVKAGEKGKLFGAVTSQDIASKIEEMVGIQFDKTWFEEKVNLKEVGTYMVKIKLPQGVKGEIKVELIPEK
- a CDS encoding MBL fold metallo-hydrolase produces the protein MEFIIKSKALYTTWVFYKPQRLLFDAGEGVSSELGNKIYGIEKIILTHSHVDHIAGLWGIINTRNNAMGSRNKKLEIYYPKGSTNIIEYLEFIKKMNKGLRYRLETHELNLTDTINLDNKRFLKPFKTRHTPGEVSFGYQILEKRKRLKSMYRDYPQDVIKDLIVNQKKDILEEYVANILTITGDALPIPPEFAKNCETLIHECTFFEESDRKIRNHTSLPELKKLVKATFPKRLIVYHVSSRYNRQINKVKNELRLEFPDIDIEIVHPEKVTKI
- a CDS encoding NfeD family protein, whose product is MGQWGLWVIFAIIFAIAEALTPTFFFLWFAIGAGAAAITSLFIASVSWNLAIFLVVSFTLWISTRKLVKNLYKKSTDLKTFQDQIVGMKGKIIKINENGEKILVKIKGDVWRAYPDETEKEKLEVDDEVLITKRSGNFVYVKKIRSENGEDSNFE